Proteins co-encoded in one Arachis hypogaea cultivar Tifrunner chromosome 11, arahy.Tifrunner.gnm2.J5K5, whole genome shotgun sequence genomic window:
- the LOC112720260 gene encoding uncharacterized protein — translation MTDIVECVPLVMSWIYHSFPTFCPAGYDMLIFLLTSRLAGLGQQSRDHHRDRGLSLRCSLDALRFDEFQWTPYKDPQLHRRHLNVLGALKRFVHRDPWCR, via the exons ATGACGGACATTGTCGAGTGCGTGCCGTTAGTCATGTCGTGGATCTACCATAGTTTCCCGACTTTCTGTCCTGCCGGATACGATATGCTCATATTTCTTCTTACTTCAag GTTGGCGGGACTTGGACAGCAGAGTCGGGACCACCATCGTGATAGAGGTCTTAGCTTGCGGTGCAGTCTGGATGCACTCAGGTTTGACGAG TTCCAGTGGACACCGTATAAAGATCCCCAGCTACACAGACGACACCTGAATGTATTAGGAGCATTGAAGAGATTCGTACATAGAGATCCGTGGTGCCGTTAG